The following are encoded together in the Anoplopoma fimbria isolate UVic2021 breed Golden Eagle Sablefish chromosome 13, Afim_UVic_2022, whole genome shotgun sequence genome:
- the gstt2 gene encoding glutathione S-transferase theta-2, with product MAARRGPQLYLDLLSQPCRAVLLLLEATGTPHTVHSVALRTGENRTPDFTKLNPMQKVPVMEDNGFILTESDAIMKYLATRYDVPEHWYPRQPERRARVDEYTAWHQTNTRPHSARVFILEVLLPGQTGSPVDEVRLLRALSQLEDTLDKLESMFLRRQPFLCGDDISVADLLAVCEIMQPLGGGRDVLQQRPQLQRWRSRVQEAVGEAFQRAHAVLYAVRDRRKAKL from the exons ATGGCAGCCCGCCGGGGGCCGCAGCTCTACCTGGACCTCCTGTCGCAGCCCTGCAGggcggtgctgctgctgctggaggccacAGGGACCCCGCACACCGTGCACAGCGTGGCCCTGCGGACAG GAGAGAACAGAACTCCAGACTTCACGAAGCTGAACCCGATGCAGAAAGTTCCTGTGATGGAGGACAACGGCTTTATCCTCACagagag tgatGCCATCATGAAGTACCTGGCCACCAGGTACGATGTCCCGGAGCACTGGTATCCACGGCAACCAGAGAGACGAGCCAGAGTGGACGAATACACGGCCTGGCATCAAACCAACACCCGTCCTCACAGTGCTAGAGTGTTCATACTggag GTGCTCCTCCCAGGTCAGACCGGCTCCCCGGTGGACGAGGTGCGCTTGCTTCGTGCTCTGTCTCAGCTGGAGGACACTCTGGACAAACTGGAGTCCATGTTTCTGCGCAGACAGCCCTTCCTGTGTGGCGATGACATCAGCGTGGCCGACCTGCTCGCCGTCTGTGAGATCATGCAG CCCTTGGGGGGGGGCAGAGACGTCCTGCAGCAGCGTCCTCAGCTGCAGCGCTGGAGGAGCCGAGTCCAGGAGGCCGTCGGCGAGGCCTTCCAGCGAGCGCACGCCGTCCTGTACGCCGTCAGGGACCGCCGCAAGGCCaagctgtga